One segment of Mesoplodon densirostris isolate mMesDen1 chromosome 6, mMesDen1 primary haplotype, whole genome shotgun sequence DNA contains the following:
- the HRCT1 gene encoding histidine-rich carboxyl terminus protein 1 encodes MLGLLGSTTLVGLIIGAAVAILLLLLLAACLYCRQEEPDVERNHPAARRNRVRWAQPPISSGRGHLGRLHHFRYSGRVPHMPHATLHHHHHLTHHHAHRAHHAHQAQRGRR; translated from the coding sequence ATGCTGGGCCTCCTGGGGAGCACGACCCTCGTGGGCTTGATCATAGGCGCTGCTGTGGctattctgctgctgctgctgctggccgCCTGCTTGTACTGTAGACAGGAGGAGCCTGACGTGGAGAGGAACCACCCTGCTGCAAGGAGAAACCGAGTCCGGTGGGCCCAGCCTCCGATCTCCTCAGGCCGGGGCCACCTGGGACGCTTGCACCATTTCCGTTATTCTGGCCGTGTGCCTCACATGCCCCATGCGAccctccatcaccaccatcacctcaCCCACCACCATGCCCACCGTGCCCACCACGCCCACCAGGCCCAGCGAGGCCGCCGCTGA
- the SPAAR gene encoding small regulatory polypeptide of amino acid response — METAVIGMVAVLFVVTVAITCILCCFSCDSRTQDSQGDPRPSFTVATFRQEASLSMGPGHHAQPVAGVRDFWTFM; from the coding sequence ATGGAAACGGCAGTGATTGGAATGGTGGCCGTGCTATTTGTGGTCACTGTGGCCATCACCTGCATCCTCTGCTGTTTCAGCTGTGACTCAAGGACCCAGGATTCTCAGGGGGACCCACGCCCCAGCTTCACAGTGGCCACGTTTCGCCAGGAGGCTTCTCTCTCCATGGGGCCAGGTCACCATGCCCAGCCAGTGGCGGGTGTCCGGGACTTCTGGACTTTCATGTGA